Proteins from one Meriones unguiculatus strain TT.TT164.6M chromosome 10, Bangor_MerUng_6.1, whole genome shotgun sequence genomic window:
- the Henmt1 gene encoding small RNA 2'-O-methyltransferase yields the protein MEVAEKNIPCNSVVGGNFEEVCPEKVIRFKPPLYKQRYQFVRDLVDRHEPKKVADLGCGDTKLLKLLKIYPCIQLLVGVDINEEKLHSNGHHLSPYLGEFVKPRDLDLTVTLYHGSVVERDSRLLGFDLITCIELIEHLDSDDLARFPEVVFGYLSPAMIVISTPNAEFNPLFPTVTLRDADHKFEWSRMEFQTWASQVANCYNYCVEFTGVGAPPAGSEHVGYCTQIGVFRKNSGMLAEPCVSQQHDQHVYKAVYTTSYPSLQQEKVLKFVLVGELLIQVERLRLRHQRMLREQEKELDPKAGGSDLSPAPHLLLGAVFTEAEKARIENSPKPFCEGEKFCIPLQRLLAYPKLHRLCADEERMRSLIADSVCLSSDGSAVMVDLHNSWDYRFEDN from the exons ATGGAAGTGGCAGAGAAGAACATACCG TGCAATAGTGTGGTTGGTGGTAATTTTGAAGAAGTTTGTCCAGAGAAGGTAATTAGGTTTAAGCCGCCATTATACAAACAACGGTACCAGTTCGTTAGAGATTTAGTGGATCGCCATGAACCTAAGAAG GTTGCAGACCTGGGATGTGGCGATACCAAGCTCCTGAAGCTGCTAAAAATCTACCCATGCATCCAGCTGCTTGTTGGGGTAGATATCAATGAGGAAAAATTACATTCAAATGG GCATCACTTGTCTCCCTATTTGGGGGAGTTTGTAAAACCCCGAGATCTAGATTTGACTGTCACCTTGTATCATGGCTCTGTCGTGGAGAGAGACTCCCGCTTGCTTGGATTCGATTTGATAACATGCATTGAATT AATAGAACATTTGGATTCAGATGATCTGGCCAGATTTCCTGAAGTGGTTTTTGGATACCTATCACCAGCCATGATTGTCATCAGCACACCAAATGCTGAATTCAACCCCCTGTTTCCCACAGTGACCCTGAGGGATGCAGATCATAAGTTTGAGTGGAGCAGAATGGAGTTTCAGACCTG GGCTTCACAAGTGGCAAACTGCTACAATTACTGTGTGGAGTTTACTGGGGTAGGGGCACCGCCAGCTGGATCTGAGCATGTTGGATATTGTACCCAGATAGGGGTCTTTAGGAAAAACAGTGGGATGCTAGCTGAACCCTGTGTTTCACAGCAGCACGACCAGCATGTTTATAAGGCT GTTTATACAACCTCCTACCCGAGTTTACAGCAGGAAAAGGTGCTCAAGTTTGTACTGGTTGGGGAACTCCTGATACAAGTGGAACGCTTGAGGCTGAGACACCAGCGAATGCTGAGGGAACAGGAGAAGGAGCTGGACCCTAAGGCAGGGGGCTCGGACTTGTCCCCAGCCCCCCACCTACTGTTGGGAGCAGTCTTCACGGAGGCTGAAAAGGCCAGGATAGAAAATTCTCCCAAACCCTTCTGTGAAGGAGAGAAGTTTTGCATACCCCTGCAGAGACTGCTTGCTTATCCTAAACTGCACCGCCTCTGCGCTGACGAAGAGAGGATGCGGTCCCTCATCGCTGACTCGGTGTGCCTAAGCAGTGACGGCTCTGCAGTCATGGTTGACCTGCACAATTCCTGGGATTATCGGTTTGAAGATAATTAA
- the LOC132656927 gene encoding uncharacterized protein LOC132656927, which translates to MPAGCRLHGVGFGSLNGRCGACPEDIFLRIFRTLATTALSASASQALALRAACPCRDCWLRPGRAATLRARRLLGPRSPRCEPPRARKRRGCRPGQWQAAGRAPSARACQPPAHGTRPCLDAGRVKLVPRPPKLSNTSFRLPFHNRVQLEGPPGPRKLGVLCPPFRQLHAGRRQPEKQWNPDYDNYCGRWSSLSSTERKGESRGFRSAP; encoded by the exons ATGCCTGCGGGCTGCCGACTCCACGGCGTCGGTTTTGGGTCACTTAACGGCCGCTGTGGCGCATGCCCCGAAGACATTTTTCTCCGGATCTTCCGAACCCTGGCGACCACGGCCCTCAGCGCCTCCGCATCCCAGGCCCTCGCGCTGCGGGCGGCCTGCCCCTGCCGCGACTGTTGGCTGCGGCCCGGACGGGCGGCCACGCTGCGGGCTCGGCGGCTGTTAGGTCCGCGGAGCCCCCGCTGCGAGCCTCCTCGTGCGCGGAAGAGACGCGGGTGTCGGCCCGGCCAATGGCAGGCGGCGGGACGGGCGCCGAGCGCGCGAGCCTGCCAGCCCCCAGCTCACGGCACGAGGCCCTGCTTGGACGCAGGCCGGGTAAAGTTGGTCCCCCGCCCGCCCAAGCTCTCAAACACATCCTTTCGGCTTCCTTTTCATAACCGCGTACAGCTAGAAGGACCGCCTGGTCCCAGAAAACTTGGAGTGCTGTGCCCTCCTTTCCGTCAACTCCACGCTGGCCGTAGACAACCAGAGAAG caatggaaccctGACTACGACAACTACTGTGGGCGGTGGTCTTCCCTGTCTTCAACTGAACGAAAAGGAGAGAGCCGAGGCTTTCGTTCTGCTCCTTGA